The genomic region ACTTATGAGAAAGGATTGAGGCAAAAATTCAGTCTCTCTAAAAGCTCCATATTCTTCATGAATACTCCTAATCATAGAAAAATGAAGATTGCCAATATTTTGGGTTGTAAGATGGGTGTCCTCCCTGATTCGTATTTGGGTCTGCCCTTGTGTGTGGGACCTGCCACAAACTCCTTTTAGTctagtttgattgatagatttcaaAGGAAGTTGGCTAGTTGGAAAGGGGCTTTATTAAGCCAAGGGgctttaattgatcccacttcttctatttatttaattaattcattacccttttctacctatgacacatatcattcatctcttaattcctacactacctaccctctcattattttcttatttcttctacctaccctttaatcctagccgaccatttatctttacacctcataatcttatccctccatttcttacactgacttctatataagaggatgcttctttcattatcaaacctcctaagcattctaatcaatcttatgcaatcaagtctttttgtgatcaagctatcaaccacatttttcgctctttgttgatctcttgtgcacacataaaatctaagagcaaatatatcaagcaagatcaatagagataggaagaatggagaatcaaaccctattggacatgtgatggtataatctttctgattttgttgatttgcattgtcttaggtaatcttcatatgttatggtggatttttcttgttgttaggctagggttttgtggttgaattcatttagtctttcaatattgttgtttccattatccacgtTTCACCATGCACAACTCCCACTTTCTCCTCCTAACTAAAGTAATCAATAAATGCATGTACCTTTTGAATTGGTGACAATAACCTTGCTTCCAAGTGACAAGATCAAGTGAAAAGTATAGATAGAAGTATAGTACAATATGTGTGTCATGAAGAAAAAATGATAGATGAAGAGATTTCTTATTAAATTAATTACCATCAAATGTGTCTATCTCAATCTGATCAAGGAATGTGCCATATAAATTCATTTCACCATTGACTATCCTTAAAAATATATGTCTTGCACATCCTTGCACTTCAAATGTACTATTAATTAGTTATACATAGACATTTTGTTCAAGGTTGTGGATTCATATAAAACATCAACATATTATGTGTAATTATCATGAAAACCAATATAGTCATTAAATCAAATGCAAAGTAGGAATGAAGGAGAAACATGATGCATTTTTATGTTTCAATGATCCCTTTTGGATAATGTGATGCTTgttataaaattaatataatgacaTGCGATAAGTAATTGCAGTCATATAGTTTTCTTCCCATCAAAAGTTTCTCTCTAAGTATATGTTGTATATGTTGTGCGTATGTCTCCTGTATGGTCTAAATTCTTTATTTTTCCACTTCctttttatttgtagtatttcaagTAAGTTATGAAAAAACATTGTACATTTTATTTACTTTTCATTTCAATGATAGCAATTTATATCTATTGAAGAGAACAAAGCTATATGTATATGTCTAATCATAATTTAGCATAGGATCATTGGAAGAAGCGTTTAAATTCACTTGATTGAGTGGAAGTGATAATATCAAATCTATAAATTTAAAATTGGTTTAAGAAACTTTGCTAAGGCAAGGATGATCCATGAGCCATGCCAAGGGATTAAGAAGATAGTGAATTGAAATTTAAAAGGATTGAAAATGTTGTAGCGAGAATTTCTAATATTTTAGGAAAAATCTAGAACAACTGAAATCCATTCTATTCTCTAGTGAATATAGTAGATATGGAGAAACCTCACATGAATCTTAAAATTAAATCCAAACAAATATAAGCTAGCTGAAGGAGATTTATCAAAGAATGACTTCTTTAAGGTTGAAGGTAAAATTGATAATCATCCATATGAAATGAGGAAGttgatgttgggattaaggtgtctcaaccttagagtccaaacttgctaatttaattatttgttttatttttccaATTTGGAAGTCCTTAAGGTTTAAGAACTAGTGTCATATGTTGTTATGTTGAGTTTATGataaattttctattatgattatgatGGTTTCTAGTTCagtggaagagtcatggagagttatattttggcaatttgtatttatgttttgagttcacttttgacaagtggtgtgaggtaaggaaggcacCTATTTGGTCATGGTAACTTCTATGTTGTACAATTTACATTGAATTTGGCAAGATGATCGTTATGgaagagataggtgttgttgcttcgggagttgctatgtgcaacatgtcattGGATTAGCAAAATGTTGCTTGTGACACAGCTTACCTCTTGTGCTTTaaagttggttttggaaaccatgtgcacatacctctttgtgatgagctctataaatatgttgatgcCTTAGTGGTTTTGTGAGAGACAAATTGAAGGCATTGTTATGTTGTTGGAATTATTCTTGAAATCTCTATCGTAGGTACTCCTGAAGAGCATTGGCTATGTGCATTGTATTGTAACTGTTATTGTTGCTGAATAATACAATTGAgtctggcttttggagtgtgggtttttttccgaaagggttttcccacgtaaatctggtgttgtggttttatttgtGAAATATgattttatatgtgtttatctaatttataattgttttaaaaaattttaaGAAATTTCTGCATCACCTCTCCTATTGGATTTAACATTTGGAAGCGTTATTCCGCACTTAGACTTCCTTTCAGTTGAGAACGTAGACCAATAGATTTTTATAATGAAAAAATATTTGAAGTCACATGGTAAGAAGACTATTTGTTTTCCTTGTAATATCAGTGTAAAGTTACATCATTTAGAAACGAGATGAATTCAAATATATGTTAAGGAATTAAGAATTAGTAATGCAATGACATTACTTCTACCAAAGACAAGGATAAAATATGCAAGAGAACAGAAGTGAATTACTTTAACGTTTCCATCCAACTGCATAACTTTAACGAGTCTCTGAGGGCAGAATAGACAAAGCGCATGTCAAGTAACTGCCCTTTCTTTGCTATGGATAATCCAAATACAAGATAAATGAAGGTACTGCGTGTATGGGTGCCCCATGCGGAAGCTTGACGAATTCCAGGGTTGAGTCATTGTCGCGAATATGCTAGTTGACCTGTTTTTTGTATTTGGAAATCTGTCACACCTGCGATCATACGTGTTTTTCTTAGCTGGATTTACAGGATTGTGCATTTCAAACTCTTGACGAATTCTGCTTATGGAGATTATTTCAAAACAAACTTTTCTCGCCTGCCATTGTACACGTCTTAAACAAATATCTGGTATTATTTTATGGAGGGTTTCTTATCATTTATAAGATTACTTTGTTATTGGATAGAAGAGCATGagatttttggtggtattttatcAAGAAAATTTGATTCTCAGCCTCAtttaaaatcattctatatcaAAAACAGAaaaaaggataatttttttttcttatttttcaaataTAATCAAGTGTTagattttatatattattttgtttATTAAAATTAAGATTCAGTTTAAATAAGAATGATCAAATTCAATCATGAATACAAACTCTTGACACGCCTATACCTACTTTAAACATTAAACTATGAAATATAACACACTTGCAATAGTCAAAGAATGGACTAAAACAACCTtacaatgaataaataaaataaatataattataatattatttttaaaataaatttacattatagaatagaaataaaatataaaatcaaataattcttaatataaaattaatcatttatttttaatttatttaaacaataagacatttcctccaagccaataaggatcaagcctgaataacccacctcgcTTTTCTTCCAAACTAGTAACAAcgttaaaatctccagccaaaatcctggggagaaaaggatcttgagcccgaacaagattgatgtgagcccaaagatgtgacttacccacaagatcagtaggagcataaatattagagaagaggcatatTTCTCTAGTCTCAAAGCTAGAAgtgaccatagaaatggaagacctgctagaaaaccaccacaaaggggaaactttcctcggGTTCTAGAAGCAAGCAACCCCCCTGAACTgccatgagagctcactccctgCCAAAGGCCCTGGGGCCAGACACGCAAAGCACAATTGAccaaaccatccactgaaagcttggtttcctgaataaaaacaacatcaggagactcGGAGTCAATTAATCTGCGAACAACCTTTGGTATAGGGATgatgttcaacccccttacattccatgggagcacaatcatttatgtggttgagagaagtgggaatcaatgggaTTCAcaaaccctgactcaaccaaagtataaccaataagcttaaccttttcctaatccattttTCATCCACttcttaaaggtttgtctaaagaaccctttttgagggtcttctactgcAAGGCTAAAACAAGCAGGGCTTTGTTACTCTTCCCAGAACctgaggccactatagtggaaggaggagtagatgCCATGACCACTGCACCTTCAGGGACCTGTGACCCACTAAGATCTCTGTTGTCCTTaacatgggaaggcaaatccataaccatttgaacatcctgTTGATTATCCAAAGATAGGGCTtgaccctctttcttggaatccccattcagcacctcatgctgaaattgggcacccaaggacatttcaactggaACTCCTTCCTATTGAACCAAATCCTATAGAActtcaaacctatttagggtgacatcattttgcctatccaaccaggttctcttctttcctttgtctttattCCGAGGTTTGACAcgaatgaagccatctttatcaaCATGACCATTAGGCATGggggctttccccttatcttcTCCCAAAACAAAGTGAGGGGGATCGGAAACAAccagtttagaagatttatttctgggacatctccattgtaaatgaccatattcatgacaaattcttcATCTAAATGGAAGAGTCTCATAGTCTAgttgttggatccaagaagatgtccccaaacagatttccatagagtctggcaaaggattatttaaatcaacttctacacatatacgaGCATAGGAAATTACTTTTCAATCTTGAGCATGTGAAGCTGAACCCACAGGTTTACCAAGAAGCaaagagattgagtgaagaatatgtTCTCTTCAGAATTCCAATGGAAGCCTTGACAATCAGATCCACACGGGAACACGAGAGGGAAGCTCCTCAGCAAAATTAAAGCCAATAtaccaaggtttgataaagagtcccacctagttgaaaaaataagggccaccctcaaaagccttgttcctatctgccaggttggaaaaaataactagaaaatagTTATTGCttgccataagtagctccatgtctcctcCAGGATTTCAGACATGACATTCCCAAGACTCTAAAACAGGTATAGAGAGGCGAAGACAAataaatttgcatatgagagcatgattacaccaatattcaacatcctccaaaatttgctcaggttgaataaccagaactgaacgatcttgggatctctccagACAACCATTCACCTTCTTCATGCAAAAATGCTCTTTCAAAGAAGAGACGCCTACCCTTGATTGGGAATGACTAATgcgttcctttccacatgcatgcatcaaatgagacggTATCCAGATCTCCAGAGATCATTTAagaagaggataatcctctattctccatggaccCAGAGAAcataccaaaagaagaaaaagaagaggggtgGAAAACCCAATCCCAAAACCCCACACACCGCCAATGGCAACCCAAAGCAGAAGAAACAGAAAAGGGCTGCAAAAAAACCTTGCAACAACCCAAAAAACCTGACTACGGGCAAGCAAAACCTGACCCTCAATAGGAAAGAACACCCCCCCTCCCTGAAACAAAGCAAGCAGAGTGTAGGACACATACTAGGGCATGTCGGCCCTAGCATGACACCCACACAAACGCAGAATCATCATTCCCATACATTTGTGAGACAGATTTTTAATactttataaaattattattttaaattttatatctaTACAACcttgtttaaaattttgattgtattttataTGTTTCAATTGTATTTTACATATAAAACCATTATATTTAGGCTCTATTTCTTCTTCcaataaaatacaaataaaatttagGCCCTCTTCACCATCACAATTCTCTATGACAAAATCATGAAAATTATATAAATGTGAATGTGTAAAAAAATCCTTAGTTACAAATattacttatttattatttttactaataatattataaaaagttatataaacatatgtattaaaattaattatttatatattatattaatatgataattattgaaatctttaaaataaaaaacatctaaatatataataaattatacaaatataatattataattaaaagaAATCTATTAAATAGTTCCAAGAATTAAATTTATAGTTTTTTCATAATTAGTTTCTTAAAGTTAGCATTGTTGCGGATTTATCTAATATTACTATTTAAATTAATTGTATGTTTATTGTTAATATTATTGAATTACCATACACAATGTTTTAGAATTATATTTTCATTGCACTATTTATATTATCAAAGAATTATTTCAAAACAATACATAAGACCATAAAAACGTATCAAATTCATTAGAAAGCATAAAATAAGATTATAAAAATAAATCAAACTTGTTCAAATATAACATTGAtaatttaaattaatcaaacttggtcaaaataataaaaaataagattgataatttaaattaaatataattatacattaaatttaatttttagttttgaTAATTAAATTATTGTTAAAGAAGTGTCAACATTATTTTGTGTTCATATGTTgagtaattaaaaaataataaataaaaaaatcgtgctaataaacatagaataaaataactATTTATAACTATTAAATGATTTAATGTATATGGCACTCTCCATGTAAGAAAATGTCACacgtttcataaaaaaaaattaatttaatagagGAGCATTTTGAAGGTATGACATTTTCCCATCTCCTATTTACCATATTTGGAAATGGAGAAATATGGTTGCTTTAACAATTTGTTATTCAACAATAGTTTATAATTATTGTTTGCTCGCTTGTTGAGGTACACACAAAATAGAAACGTTATGTATTAAAGTATGTAAAAATGAATTTTTCAGTTTACACAAAccaatagaaaagaagaaaaatgacattttcaaattatgtaaaataaaaattaaacacaaacattagaatttttgttaaaaaaatttaattctaTTGAATGATTGGTTGAACAAatagaaaatcaaaattcaaaatgcaaCAGTATCCTACCTTGATAGgaactaataataataaaatatgtgtATTTGAAGTGGAGTAAAAGAAAAGGAGAAATTGCTAGGGTGTTAAATTTCTACCTCTATTTTTAAATTCTACTTTCATGTATATGTAAAACTAAGTGTGTAttcattataaaatataaataagtaaAATAATAACGACATAAAGAATATACAAATTTATAAGATTGAATTCTTGAATGAAATATGTGTTCTCAATTTATGAAAATTACATAAAAGATgaagaataaattaattataaCATTTTCCCTCACTCTTGTAAGTACGACAAAGAGGTGTATACAAACTAAGGAGAGAGATCAAATAAGATaagcatgatgatatgataatatgaGTACATGGAAAATTAAGCATAAGCACAAAAATATAAATACTAAAAGTTGACTAGAAGCAAGGAAATTTGAGTATGAGAAACTAAGTAAGATAGACTAATGTCAAGCATTAATAACAAgagtcaaaaaaaaataaaaatgtaagcacatgaaaatatgaatttgaataaatgataaaatataattTTAGCAAAGATACTTACATCAATGTGTATTTGAAGATAAAGATGATGGATACTCCCATGTTTTATTTTAAGTGaggtaattaataaatatatatactttATGAAAGGAAAACAACCTTGTCTCAAAGTGACAAGAAGTGAAAAACATAGAAAGGATCATATTATTATATGTATCATGCAATAAAAGAGAGGCGAAGAGTTTACCCTAGAAAATAATTACCATCAAATGTGTCTATTTGAATGTAACCAAGAGATGTATCATAAAACTTCATCTCTTGCACATCCCCGCATTTGAAATATATTAGTGAGCAGTTATGCATTATCATTTAATTTTACAATCGTTTCATGTATAACATCAATATATGATATATTATTGTTATCAAATCCATTATACTCATCATCATTAATATGCGTATAATCCTAGTCATTTGACTCTTATTATTACACTTATCATGGAGATCCTCAACTTGAACCACCTTTTGGCtaataaatcaattatttatatctttattattattttttctcttaatgttgattaaatattatatttaattatttaaattttataacatattacataattattattttAGGCCTAACTctctaaataaaatatttttctatttacttcaaaaaaaaaaactgaattaGCTTAGATATTGATATAGAAGTTTATTTTTCTTCAAGGACAGAGTCCCATGCTTTTGTTTAGCTTATTTTTCCTATCAATCATAGTTCAACCTTTTAAAGAGTTATTTGTGAAATTGATGGTCCCATGAAtttctttttttcttatttttaagtGTTCATCTTAAATTTGTATTAATGACATTAATAACAATGTATACATTCAAAAATTAGAAGTAAAAATTAAaggcaatttttattttattttaaatgaaagaAACCTGTAGAGCCACATAGCAGTTTTGGCAACATGCACTTGGCTTATTTCTATCCTCTTCTTTTTTCCACAACCTATTTTCAATTCCCAAACTATAATAGTACCTCTAAAATAGAAAAAAGCTATTCTACATTATTCCTTTTTCATAATTAAAAATATACATGGAAACATTTAATGCTCAAATTTAAACAAAAACACACTTAAACAATTAGataaaaacataacataaatatataaataataaaaacataaaaattccTAACTCTTTTTACACCTCCACTAGTCTTTGAACTCATAATATTTGATATAAAGAGATTCCAAAACCCAACATGCgtataatttttaaaattcaacCAGAATTAATTTTTGATATAAAAAGTCTATCTTTGTGGATGTTCCACAACTACTTGATTTATAAAAGCTTGTAAGTTATCCCCTGACATGGACTTCCCTTATGCTCTCTAGCTTTGGCTTCCACGAAACCCTGTATAATCTGCATTTAACCTTCTCAAACTCCTCCAAATTCATCTTCGCTTGCACTGAAAACTCCTCTATTTTGTCGGAATGACAAATTTTATTGTTTGGCGACAAGTTGTGAGAAGTTTTGTTTGTAGATGCGACCATATCCGAAGGCGAAAGCGCGGAGCGTAATTTGGAGATGGGAAACACAACATATCTTTCTTTCACTTGTAAATCGTAGTCTGCTGACAGCGGTTCGATGCGACGGCCCACCTCTAAACAATTCCTGTTGCACACAAAATGGTGAGGATTTTCCAGCATCACTTGTGCAACTTTTGTTCCTCTCTCAAACTCTTTAACGCTTCCATCTACCAAAACAACTTTAACAGTGTCGGACGGCAGAATGGAAGAAGCGCACGACAAATAACTGCCCATTCCGCTGAATTTCTTTGCTCTGTATAATCCGAATGAGAGATAAGTGAGCAGAATTTGTGTGCAAGGAATATAAATAATGTTGTTTTGGTTGAGCATTTCAAGAGCTTGACGAGTCATTGTTCTTACTCTCTTACTCTCTCACTTGACGTGGTTTCATATTTGGAAACCTCTACGTGTTTTTCATTAGCCGGATTGTGCACTTCAGAGTCTTGACGAATTCAGTGAGTCACTTTCACTTTGACgtggtttttgtatttggagatgaTTTCAAAAGAGACTTCTCCCACCTGCCATTGTAGACGTCTTTAAGAAATATCTGGTATTACTATGTTTTGTTAATGGAAGGTTTGGTAGCATTTATAAGATTACTTTGTTATTGGATACAAGAGTATGAGATTTTGGTTGGAATTTTTTCCCAGAAAATTAGATTTTTAGACTCATTCAACATCAAAAATAGATAAAAGATTTATTAATTTAACAcatgttgtagacgtataaaaatgaccacattcctaaatgaatattttatgttcatttttctatttaattaaatccaatttaattaaattatccacattcttctatttaattaagtaaatcacttgattaaattcactatacccatttaatgaataaatcattttattcaattaaatccccctagccacttttaattaaattcaaatttaattaaatagttatcctaaattgaataaatcaaatttatttaattgcaaccaaattgaatgaaaatcaaataattcaattaaatcctattatcccccatccacttgcaaaatcccaaaccccttcctaatcccttctagaatcttctaaccaattctaattaacctaaaccccctctaaactttgtcacatccctaagcaaagggaggtcacttctcaaatggcccaaagtcttggataaccattgaaggttttcaaccttcaaccaccaaaaaccctaaagtctttgaaaaccattgaaggcttccaaccttcaaccacttaatccacaaagtctccaataaccattaatggttatttcaaaccctcccacatggttaaaacatttgttttgactcaacctctacccaacccaagggtctcatcaggtcattaatgctttgaccatgattatcccttaatcatttgcacaaaggtttatccttggattaactcttaatccagtgggtaatcctaacttagacttgacccttagcctttagataaccatgaggtctcctcaggcctttaatgcctccaacctcttctttcaacccaatctggtgtggacatttgtcaccatttcattggtgtcaattgtgcacatggatccccaactttcaaacctggcccttgattaaaactttcaatcctgaccatctattgccctgtttgtgctataaatagagctctcattcctccattcaaaacaatcatctttcaaatttgaagcatcacacttatgctcaaattgtttcaagctttcatatgctcctcatttagcctcttttagatcataaattaatcatgaatatgcatgctagagtaatttatttatcattttagttcaatcatagagtaaatatagtatgttaggataatcttcatactaacctcgtcatcttatcatttagtttgttgcattttaagcatctcatctagcttataacacatctcatactaaaatcgattaaaaatctctctcgttctcatatttgccatccctaagccattttgctcagtaatctgagagcaaaacattggtttgagggacattgtgagatagagaaccatgggaccttccttgggaagctgagtaacgcatcgttactccatagcttgcatcaagaagtcctgtgtgtgtgtgtggattgatatttattgtaatttttcacatatttagttttattaatccatttttcccacatacatttcttgcgcccaccgtggggcacgcaccccaataacttatcgttttttgaatttgaagacttttgcaggtacgcgggaaactagaattagcGCGTCAAAGACATAAGTTAGCGCATCCGccaaacagtttagcgcttctagcctactgtttagcgcgtgggctctctgtcttAGCGCGTTAAACCTGTTCTTTAGCGCATGATACTATTCAacatattttcctgtaggtgtcgacgccggcgAAACACAGATTAGCGCTTCTACATGACATATTAGCGCATGTACCAACAGATTTAGCGCTCCACCTTCCTATACTAGCGCGTCTCAGCAAACAGTTAGCGCATATAAATCCACCATTTTCCGAGAAAACCCGAAACACAGATCAGCGCTTCtacctgacagattagcgcataGGCCCAATATACAAGCGCTTAGAGTAAATCTTCCAGTGCATACAAACGGACAGTTAGCGCATTTAATTCCAAAATTCCCGAAAAACAGGTCGCTGAAATACCAGACCCTAAATTAGCGCATCAAAGCCACAAAGTAGCGCTTAGGAGAAACAGGATAGCGCATACAAACGGGACAGTAGCGCATTCACcgaatattgtagcgcgtacagttttttctgtagcgcatcaacaGCAAAACCCACAAAAGGATTGTGTAACCTAACaaataattttagacttgtggaagtcccccgaaacacactaaccaatttcttttgcaggatttttaacaaatttcttgcaggaaaagcgaggagatttgttttaCAAGCAAAAACGTTTTTCTTTTCGTTGACCTCGAATatcgaaatttgctttgttgacgatctattttccatagattaaataatcattgctataaagggttaaaaagaacaccatgctgattggagcaacatctccaaatagaagttagcaaatcattgtcttgaaggctaaaaagaacaacttatctgccgtgtatcgaaagtggaaggtatatgctctccccttaactgggtgaccaaaaagccaaaccactcttatgttttcttttattcaagcaataaatcctttagcaggcctgccttcccgaggagttgcactcaactcttaaagccgtttatggccggtgtgaagggaacgacctaagtggggaacggctttgacgccaagaattccaacccactataatcaaatgtggaaagtgacgaaagt from Cryptomeria japonica chromosome 3, Sugi_1.0, whole genome shotgun sequence harbors:
- the LOC131075700 gene encoding uncharacterized protein LOC131075700; translation: MGSYLSCASSILPSDTVKVVLVDGSVKEFERGTKVAQVMLENPHHFVCNRNCLEVGRRIEPLSADYDLQVKERYVVFPISKLRSALSPSDMVASTNKTSHNLSPNNKICHSDKIEEFSVQAKMNLEEFEKVKCRLYRVSWKPKLESIREVHVRG